The nucleotide window GCCGCGGCCAACCCCCGAAACGGTCACGTCAACCGATGCCCCTCGTCCGCCGCGGTACGGCCGCCGTTACCTGCGCGGCTGCACTCGCCGTTACATGCGCCCTTCCCGCCCGCGCCCAGCAGCAGCCCGCCTCCCCGACCTTCACCGTCAACGGGATGGAGGTCACGCTGGGCGCGCGCGTGCAGACCCAGCTCAACACGAGCAGCGTGGACTCCGTCCCTGCGACGGACTGGCTCCTCCGCCGTGCGCGGGTGGAGCTGTCCACGCGCTACGGTCCGCTGGTGGCGGGGCGGCTCCAGGTGGACTTCGCCGGAAACCGCGTGGCGCTCAAGGACGCGTACGTGCGGCTGAACTTCCACCCCGCGCTCAGCGTGCTGGCCGGCAACGCGCATCGCCCGTTCGGCGCGATCGCGCAGACCAACTCCGCGCAGATGGCGCCCATCGAGCGCGGCGTGCGCATCCGCGGCCTCCGTGCCCGCGACGAGTACGCGCTCGTAACCGACCTCGGCTACGCGGAGCGCGACGTGGGCGTGCAGCTGATGGGACGGCCCGATCTCCCGCTGCGCCCCTTTTACGCGGCCGCTTTCACCAACGGCCCCGTGCACACGGTGGGCGGGGGCGAGCGCAGCTATCAGCTCTCGGCGCGCGCGGGTTTCCAGCCGCTCCCGGGCGTCACCCTCGGCGGCTCCTGGGGCCGCCGCGACTTCGTGCAGCCCGCCGCCGGCTCCGCGCCCGCCCGCTCCCGCGGTGGCCAGGCCTGGGCCATCGATGCGGAGGTGGGCGGCTACCGTCCCGGCCCGCACGCCGTCGCCGAGCTCGCGTTCGGCGACGGTGACCCGTTCGCCGGCCGGCGCTTCCTGGGCGCCCAGGGATGGATCTCCTACCGCACCAAGCCGCTGGGAAGCCGCGTCGCCTCTGTCGAGCCCCTCATCCGCGTCAGCCACGGCGACCCCGACACGGACCTCGACGCTCCCGAAGACGGCGCCGGCACCCTGATCACCCCGGGCTTCAACGTCTATCTCGGGGGCCTCAACCGCGTCATGTTCAACTACGACTTCTGGCGCGGCGCCCACGGCGCGCCGAGCGGCCAGAGCTTCAAGGCGCAGTTCCAGATGGCGTTTTGAGGGGGCGGCTGTGACCGGGCGAGTGAACTCGCTGCAACAACAGCACAAAGTCCGCCTTCGCGGACTCGGGGGCGAGATCCGCCCGTATTCCTGATTCCCGGCGCCGCCGCACCGTAGGGGCGCGATTCATCGCGCCCGCCCTCTCCCCCACCTTGACCTCCGCTCTCCGCACCGATCCCGTAGGGGCAGACCCACGTGTCTGCCCGTGCCATGGGAATGCACCGTGCCCCGCCATCCCCGACCGGCGTTCGAGGTGCCCCGTTCCAGGAGCCCCGTTCGAGAGCGCGGACTCCGGGTCTGATGCCGGGGTGCACGAGCCGGCTTCAGCCGCCTTCCCGTGGTTCCAGCCGGGGGATTCATCCCCCGGCGACCAGCCGCCGGACCCACAAAGAAGCCCCGGCTCGCAACCCGAGCCGGGGCCTCTTTGCATCCCAACCCTCAAACCCCGCCCGTCAGACCAGCGCCCCCGCCTCCGCCCCCGCCAGGAAGCGCTCGGCGAGCTCCACGTACTCGGTCGTCCCGATGAACAGGGGCGTGCGCTCGTGGAGGTCGTGGGGGATGATCTCCATGATGCGCTGCTCGCCCGTGGAGGCGCGGCCGCCGGCGTGCTCGGCGATCATGGCGAGCGGCGCGGCCTCGTACAGCAGGCGCAGCTTCCCCTGCGGGCACTTCACGTCGGCCGGGTACATGAACATCCCGCCGTACAGCAGGTTGCGGTGGAAGTCCGCCACCAGGGAGCCGATGTAGCGCGCGCTGAACGGCTTCGGGTTGTCGCCGTCCGCGTTCTTGAGGTGGTCCACCATCCGGCGCTGCTCCTCGGACCAGCGGGCGTAGTTCCCCTCGTTGACGCTGTAGATCCGCTGCCCGGGCGAGGGGATCCTGATGTTGGGGTGCGACAGGAGGAACTCGCCGATCGAGGGCTCCAGCGTGAAGCCGTGCACCCCGTTGCCGGTGGTGTACACCAGCATCGTGGACGACCCGTAGACGATGTACCCCGCCGCCACCTGCTTCGTCCCCGGCTGCAGGCAGTCCTCCACGCAGCCGCGCGCGTGGTCGCTGACCTTGCGGTGCACCGAGAAGATGGTGCCCACGCTGACGTTGGCGTCGATGTTCGACGATCCGTCCAGCGGGTCGAAGAGCACGCAGTAGTTCCCCGTGGGGAACCGGTCGGGGATGGGGATGAAGTCCTCCACCTCTTCCGAGGCCATCCCGCACAGGTGCCCCGTGTGGTCCAGCGCCTTGAAGATCACCTCGTTGGCGAACTCGTCCAGCTTGCGCACCTCCTCGCCCTGGATGTTCACCTCGCCCGTGAGCCCAAGCACGTCCGCGAGCCCGGCGCGCCGCACCTCGCGCGCGATCATCTTGGCGGAGAAGGCCAGGTCGTACAGGATGTTGCTGAACGCACCGGTCGCCTCGGGGAACTCGCGCTCCGCCTCGATGATGTGGCGCTCGATGGTGACCAAGCCTTTTCCAGTCACGCGTTCCTCGGGGTTGTAGGGGTTCGGGGGAAGGCCCGCTCAGCCTCCGCCCGCGCCTCGACCTCGTACCGGTTCTGCAGGTACCCGTGCCGAAGCGACTGCAGCGCGTACTTC belongs to Longimicrobium sp. and includes:
- the fbp gene encoding class 1 fructose-bisphosphatase, with amino-acid sequence MVTIERHIIEAEREFPEATGAFSNILYDLAFSAKMIAREVRRAGLADVLGLTGEVNIQGEEVRKLDEFANEVIFKALDHTGHLCGMASEEVEDFIPIPDRFPTGNYCVLFDPLDGSSNIDANVSVGTIFSVHRKVSDHARGCVEDCLQPGTKQVAAGYIVYGSSTMLVYTTGNGVHGFTLEPSIGEFLLSHPNIRIPSPGQRIYSVNEGNYARWSEEQRRMVDHLKNADGDNPKPFSARYIGSLVADFHRNLLYGGMFMYPADVKCPQGKLRLLYEAAPLAMIAEHAGGRASTGEQRIMEIIPHDLHERTPLFIGTTEYVELAERFLAGAEAGALV